In a single window of the Phocoena sinus isolate mPhoSin1 chromosome 7, mPhoSin1.pri, whole genome shotgun sequence genome:
- the LOC116756478 gene encoding RING finger protein 122-like produces MHPFQWCNGFFCGLGLVSTNKSCSMPPISFQDLPLNIYMVIFGTDIFVFILSLIFCCYFISKLWNQAQSKRYGYKVVMLKGDAKKLQLYGQTCTVCLEDSKGKDKQGVLSCQHAIHHKCLVKWLEVRCVCPMCNKSIAGPSEATQSIGILLDKLV; encoded by the coding sequence ATGCACCCATTCCAGTGGTGTAATGGGTTTTTCTGTGGCCTGGGACTGGTGAGCACCAACAAGTCCTGCTCGATGCCACCCATCAGTTTCCAAGACCTTCCCCTCAACATCTACATGGTCATCTTCGGCACAGACATCTTTGTCTTCATACTCAGCCTCATCTTCTGCTGCTATTTTATCAGCAAACTCTGGAACCAGGCACAGAGCAAACGATATGGATATAAAGTGGTGATGCTTAAAGGTGATGCCAAGAAGTTACAGTTATATGGGCAGACCTGTACAGTCTGTCTGGAAGACTCCAAGGGGAAGGATAAGCAGGGTGTGCTCTCATGCCAACATGCCATTCACCACAAGTGTCTGGTGAAGTGGCTGGAAGTACGCTGTGTCTGCCCCATGTGTAACAAGTCCATTGCTGGTCCCTCAGAGGCCACCCAGAGCATCGGGATCCTACTGGATAAGCTGGTGTGA